TACATGACATGGTAAGCCCGCTGCCCTTCCGCCCACTGCTAACTGCTAACGGTGTCATCAGATCACAGGGCATGTCGTCGACAACGCCGTGAAACCCCATAACAAAAAGGAGCTCCAGTCCATCCGGCAGGTCAATAGGGCTTTCTGCTTGAGTGCAACGCGTCTGCTCTGCCAGCGCGTTGGGTTTACTCTCCAGCGCAGCCGGCCTCGCATCCCTCTAGCATTCGGCAAATTCTCACAAGGCGAGAGAGCGCATTTTGTGCAGAAAGTGCGTATCCGCGACTCGTCGATTCTTCCCGACGAGCCCTATAAGCCCGCGGATCTGCGCTCCCGAACTCACGAAATAGCGACGGAACTCGCCCGGTTCCCGGCGTTGAAAAAGGTGTCTATACAGTTCCGGGAGGGGATATTTCCTGAAGATAATCAGGACCCGGATACTAGCCGCGCTCTGGCTGCATCGATCTGTGAAGGACTGCCAAAAGACCTCCACGCGCTATCCCTTCACCGTCTGGAGCCCAGTCTGGTCAATATAGTGTCTCAGCCCACGGACTCATCGCCCTGTATATTATCGTCCCTGCAGTCCTTTACATTCAAGTCCGCCCACCTCGAACCCAGAGATGTATCCGGCGAcgatgtcctcctcgccctccaaaACGCTCCTGACCTAAAGGAACTCagcctctcctccatcggcCGGCTTAGTTACGACGCCATACGCCAGTTCACCGCCGGACGCAATAtacctcctctccgccgccTCAAGCTCGACCGCATCATAATCCCCGCACCAGGCCTCTCACGCTTCCTTCACGTCTTCAGACACACCCTCCAAGACCTCTGCCTGCACAACGTATGGCTCGAAAGACGCCGGATCCCCGGCCTCAACCACATCTACACCAGCACCACTATCAGCTTCACCTACTTCTCCTGGGGCTCCATATTCGACCTCCTCAGatcctccttccacaacctAACAACCCTGCGCTTCGCCCAATGCGAGATCCCTCCTAGACCGCAATTCCGGGGACAACAAACAGGCATCGGAGTCCCGCCTGCGGACAACCACTTTCAGAGACAAAGTATCTCAGACGCGTACTTCCGGTGCATCGTGCGCGTAGAGGACAACCGGGAACGGCTTGGCCGTCCGGCGCCAGAGTGGGAGAGGGCGGAGGTCTGGCACCCGCGCTTTAACTCCCCGCGCAATTCTCGACTCGATGATGAATATATAGCTGAGGTTGGGGCTAGACCCACGGCCCGTGGGAGAGGTAGGAGGGGGAAGACTGCGCCCTGGTCTCTATATACCACGTTTCGGAGGTATTCTATTGAATTGCGGGACAATAATGGGAAGATGTTGCCGCCGAAGATTTTCCGGGTGTTTTCATGTGGTTGTACGCTGGAGCGTGCGGATGTGTGACTGTTGATATTTTTGATATTTTTGATGGGTGGCTCCTGTTTTGCCCTGTTCTGTCTGTTTAAAGTTATACCGTTTGTTATAGTTGATGTACTTGGACCTTGGTCGGTTGGTGGCATTAGCAGTTCTGCCAAGCAGTACTTTTGGAGGATAAGCGAATGACTAGAGAATAGCTTTGAATGGAGATCAACAATTGATGCTGATTATGACAGATAGATCGTTGTGATTCTAGCAAAGCAGCTGGAGGTAGAATCTGGACACTTAGCAAGCcccatcgctccttccacaacagtaCGCCTGCCGAATCCATACATTACCTACTCAAGACAGAATACACACTGTTACCGAATAATTCCATCCCTTTACCCTTTCTATTCTTACTTATCGATTCCTTTTACCAGTTCCAGCGTCTTGCTGGACAAACGAACCATCACTCGCCGTCAGTTGCTGCAAGTCTACCCTATCTATCTCGTGCCTATTAATAGtacatacggagtacatacatacatacatataaGTTACTTCTCCCCCGACAGCGGAACCTCGACCTTCATGGAATCCGCTCCAGGCCCAGCTTCGCTTGGACCTTGTTCTTTACGAGTTGATAAGTTGGCAGGGCAATTGGCAGGGTCGGCAAACGGCGTCCACCGCGACGAGCACAGAACACAGCGTACATAATTACCCGCGACTCACGAGGAGTCAAAGCACAGTCTTGATGATGTAACCCCGTTGATCTGTGATCTGTGATCAGCACCAGTCAGTCCCGCTCCGGACATGAACGGGCCCAATGGGGTACGGACGGGGTGGAGCGACGGAGCGACGGAGCGAGCGGCCGGGTCCGAATGGTATGTATGGATGGACTATGGACTATGGGGACTGGGCGCGCGCCTACTACTATCTAGTACTTGTCTTGTTTACCTGCGTGACGGGAAACTTTAGAGAATTCCGCGGGTGGGGATTGTACTCGTCGTAGTAATATGACGGGGAATACTCGGGTCTTGATTCTTGATTTTGACAACTTACTGTGTTTTTTGTCGGGCGGGGGCGGAGTGGTTTACTCCGGGTTAGACTGAGTAGTCTCCGGCAGCGGAGTTCGATCTTCTCCCGATCTTCTCCCGGGGAAATATTACTTATAAGTTATTGACCACTTCTGTATGATGTCCGTGTCAATAGTGGTTAGCGTATACTgcaagcagaagaaataTTAGGAGAAGAAATTGgtaatagtataaaaataaagataatgAATATTGAATAATGTCTATGGTATATGCATGCCAACGGATCTATCtacaggaagagaaaaggaaatcgAAACCTGAACCTGAAAACCAATCCAACCAAACCAGAGCAGAAAAATAGAAACGAATCCGGCGCCTCTATCCACGCTAAGAGTAAGAATAGAATATGCCAAAACCGCAAACACGACTGATAGTAACTCCCGGGGTaaaaagaaacaaggaaAATTTTAAGGCTTAACAAACGTGAAAAGAATCATCATCGTGAATCAATCGTCCAGGAAAGTGGCTGGTTTACCACCAGTCGCCCTGGTCCTTCATGGCCTCGACGACCTTGGTGAAACCGGCAATGTTGGAGCCAGTGACGAGCGAAGGCAGGACGCCCTCAGGGGGAGTGGCGAACTTCTGAGCAGTCTGGAGACCGTTCTGGAAGCAAGAGTCCATGATGTCCTTGAGACGGGcgtcgacctcctcggcGGTCCAGGAGAGGCGGACGGAGTTCTGGGCCATCTCGAGACCGGAGACGGCGACACCGCCAGCGTTGGCGGCCTTACCGGGGGCGTACCAGATGGCGTCGCCGGGGTTGGCGAGACGGTGGGCCTCGAAGATGTCGATGGCGTCCTGAGTGCAGCCCATGTTGGAGCCCTCGGCGATGTAGCGCACGCCGGAGTTGATGAGGGACTTGGCCTCTTCGCCGGAGACCTCGTTCTGCGTGGCAGAGGGCAGAGCAGCCTCGAACTTTCCGGGGATGTGAGTCCAGGGGCGGGCGCCGGGGATGTAGGTGAActtggaggagaaggcagaggatTCGGCGAGTTCGGAGAGCTGCTTGCGGGCAACCTTGAGATCGGCAATGAGGGTGATTTCTTCGGGGGTGAAAGAGGCAGACTCGTCCTTGACGATGAGAGAGCCCTGGCTGTCAGAGAGAGAGACGATGGCACCGCCAAGGTCGATGATCTTGTAGGCGGCGTACTGGGCGACGTTGCCGGATCCCGAGAGCGCGACGCGCTTGCCAGCGAAGGATTCCTTTCCGCCGGTGACGTGCTTGATCATGTGTTCGACGTAGTAGACCACACCGTAGCCGGTGGCCTCGGGGCGAATCAGACTGCCTCCCCAGCTGCCACCCTTTCCGGTCAGGACACCCTCCCATTGGTTGCGGATCTTGCGGTACTggccgaagaggaagccgaTCTCGCGGCCGGTAACACCGATGTCACCAGCGGGGACGTCAGTGTCGGCGCCAATGTGCTTGCACAGCTCGGTCATGAAAGAGACACAGAAGCGGCGAATTTCCTGGTCAGTCTTGCCCTTGGGGTCGAAGTCGGAGCCACCCTTGGCACCGCCCATGTTCAGTCCGGTCAAGGCATTCTTGAAGATCTGCTCAAAACCGAGGAACTTGAGGATGGAAAGGTTGACGGAGGGGTGGAAGCGGAGACCGCCCTTGTAGGGGCCCAGGGCGGAGTTGAACTGCACACGGAAGCCACGGTTGACCTCGAGCTCGCCCTTGTCGTTCTCCCAGACGACGCGGAACTGAACGACGCGCtcggggatggagacgaCCTGGAGGGCCTTGCGGTATTCGGGGTGGCTCTGGAAGAGAGTAGAGTTCTCAAGAGTCGAAGCGAGCTCTGCGCATGTTAGCAGTATTCAAAAAAAGACTTTTTGGGAAAGAGCCGCTCGTACCCTTGTAGGCCTGCTCGAACTCGGGCTCAACGGGAAGGTTGGACATTGTGGCgggactttttttttttctagctTATCGCAGATAAGAGATAGTTCAGGTAAGAATGACGGGCCCGCTAGCAATTGAAGAGTCAAGTCCCTGGTGGTCcgatggatggatgaaagaaagaaaggccggaagaggagggcaCACGACCGAGTTTAAGTATGACAGAGAGGGCGTGGTGGGgagagagggggaggagagctGGCGGAGGTGGGCGAATGAGTATACAGCCGGAGTCGGACGAGAGGGCAGTGGCGGAAAAGTCGGCTGGGGGAGGAAACTCAGGAAATGCCTGACGATTAGCGGGCGGATGAGTGGTCGGCCGCAGGAACCAGCGCGGTGGAAGCACAGGGCTAAGCCGGAGCTAAGGCTGCGAGGCCGAACTTCGGGGTGTTAGTCGATCGTTTAAGGTCACAGAATCTGCTCCTTATCTCTCGGCGGACGCCCGCCCGCTTGCGGAATCCGACTCTTTCTCGTGCATTACCTAACTGCCCTTCTCTGGAGGCGATgttgcagcaggagaagagtGCTCCGTCTGATATCCCGTTCTCCTCCGATCGCACTGACTTTGAGGAATGAATTCTTCGCTCCCGCTTAAACTGCGTTAACTGCCGTCGGACAGCGCCAAGCTCGGTGCCTGGCCCACTCTGTACAACAGCCCTGCTCTGTATGGCGGGAGATAGCCCTTCGAGAAAAATGTTATCTGATGCCTTCCCCACACGAATTGCAGAGTTAATTCGATTGACAGTACGTATTCTCATAGAATCATAGAATAGCGCATATACCCCCTCCCCCCTCACCTCCCCCGCAAGTTGGAAGTTGCCTTATCAGCACCGGTGAATAATCCCATCACAAACCAAAACACGCGAAAACAACACAGGGATCAACATGCTACGTATCCAGTAGCAGGACTCACCGGGCTTCAGGAATCAGCACCTGATGTGACCACTGACCAGTGACCACTGGGTGGCAGTGGCCACTCCCACGGCAGTCGGCAGAGGCCCTGACCCCGCCCAGAGTCATCACCCAACCCAAGCATTGGAAGTTAATCCACTCTGCCTCACCGGGAATCCGCCGATTTACGCCAGTTTCACAGCTTAAGCATGCTGCGATCGCCTGCCAAGCATCAGCTAATGCAACCTAGACCTTGTCATTGGTGCGTGCTGTCCGGGGCTGATAAGAACCTTGGAAGCCATGACAAGAAGCCATTACCGGCGCTTTTAACTTTATCTCGaatggaggggaagatcTTCGGTTCTTCTTCGTGAAGAGTAAGGATTTGACTGCTTCACTGCAAGGGTGCTCTGTAGACTACGGGGTATGGATTATCGTGCCCCACCCCTACTGAGATAAGTTCAGAAATAATGTAATCGATTGAGCTAAGCTTTGCTTGTGATTTCATACTTCAGACTGCCCTTCCCTGAAGGATCTACTCTGCACTTTGACTACGTACTTCCCCCTCACACCAATGCTTCTCGAGGTGACACGACGCTCGCCCAGACGTTCCTCGAGGCAACGTCCCTCGCCAAGTCCGCTATTAATTTTTGTGCTTTCTGGTAACTTGCCGTCGTGAATTCGAATGGACTTCTTAACTCGGGTGCTTGTTACGCGTGGCTCCTTCGAACAGAATGGATAATTGATTGTGTCGTCGAATTTGTGAGTTTTTTGTGGACTTTGAAAACCGAGTAAAGGGAAGTATATATGCGACCGCACAAATCTCGACCCCAAAAGCCTAGAGTATATAGTAGAATCCAAGCCGACAAATGTCACACCCACCAAAGCCAAGATCCGGTAATCGCCGTGACCATATCCAGGGTTCCAGGgctccagcttccagctccagatctCGACTTAAGCCGTAACTACTGTGAGTTTATGCCGGACGCACAGCGCCAAGCGCCCCAGTCAGGGAGAAACAATTTAccttaaaatcttaattcGATGTACACCGACTTGGGCGATCCGTTGTCGGGGGAAGGGAAGCGCCGACACAAAGTCCAACCTTGGAAGGTGTTCGGATACTTGGTTAGCATCCATGATTCATTTACCGTTCACAGGAATGCCACCATTGCATATCGCTTCTACAGCGGTGGTCCGCTTGCAGGTACGGAGGTGGTACATACCCTGTGGAACAGGGAAAGGTTCACGCTCGCTGGATCCCTGAGGATAAGGCCTCCGGGGACAATGCGAAGGCTCGTCGGGTAGACCACACTATGTGGAATGATTCAGTATCTAACACCTGCTTCAAGAAGAGGCATGGCTCCACATCCGACTGCCTATTCAATCGAAGATACTGTTGCACTGATGATGTGGAGTTGAGATCGGTAGAGGTCGGGGTTGCACGCCGCACGGACGATTAGGCATCCATCCATATGGAGTTATGGAGTATGGACCAAGGCTGGGCCGCTGGAGCCTTTATAAAGCTGGTCCGAGCTCAGCTTTGCCCTGTTTTGGTCTTGCCGTTGGGTCTCATTCTTGAGATCGAATCTTGATTATGCTATCGATACTGTGGTCAAACACCCGGGTCGTCACTCGCCAGGCAGCCACTTTGCCGTAACTAATGTAACGCATGGGCCTCAAGGATGTGATCCTTTGACTGATCAATGCTTGACGAATTTGTGGTAATTTCAAACACCAACAGGATTCAGATGCCTGCTTGCGTATATTGTGGCGGTGCAGTTGTGGCTGGAGTATAGATGCGCCACTGTACCAATCCGGATCGGGTTTAACGTCGATTAAACAATCAAAGGGCGAATCAGGGACTGCGCAACGAGAATAATCATGTATACTGGCCTGCTTGTTCGCCGAATTGCTGTGGCATCGGCAATTGTACTGAGATGAAATGGGCGGGCCAAATCTATTGAGTATTGACAGTATTTTCGGCTCGGAACTCCCAGTTGAGTATCCCCCCTTTGGCTCCCTGTcgccttgaggaagaaaCGTTGGAATGTGGAACTTCATATATGCAGAGAAATATGGATACTGGTGTCGATTACCAGGTTTTCGGGATCAGAATCATCCTTCCCCCTTGAGGAAATGGAGCACGCGCAAGGGCGCACCACGGAGTTCAAATTGTGAGATCAAAATCTGGTGTCCTCCTGGTCCTCGGGTATTGCTGCAAGGAAACAGATCTGCAGGCTTGACAATGAATCTGCGAGGTGCGAAGTAGAACACCTAATTAGCTGCCAGTATGTGCTCATTTACTAGTCATCACACAATGACAATGGAACAGAGCAATTCCATCGTCAATTCCCCAAATTTGGCTCGTATACCTAGCAGTTGGACGCCTTGGCGATCTGCCTTCACTTAAGGGTCGGGGTCGCTGTAATCTGGCTCTCGCTTATAGTAAAAGATGACCGAATATAAATTCGCAGTACTTTTCCTCGGAATATCATTGAAGCAGGGCCCAAGGAGTGCGAGATTGTCCGACTGAAAGACTCGCGCCGCAGGGCATAGGGGAAGCTGCATTCATACACGACCGACTCAGTCGAATCCTTCAGTCCTTTACACGCCAAGCGAACAGAGCAGCGTATCTGGAGATTCTGTCATGGCCAATAAATGACGAATCACGGGTACAGTCAATATTGTCGAAGGACAGATCCCCAGCTAGTGACCTCCAAGGCTCCAACCCAGCATTGTGGCTGACGCAAGGTCAACTGGATAAGAGGGGCGCCATATGGCCGGAGTATTCAATTCCAACGTTGCGACTTGCGAACGGGGTTGTACCGGACAGGGCTACAATGACGCTGATCACTCAGCTCCTCGCTTGGAATCGCCGTTTCGAGAGTTCTTGAGGTTTGCTTTTGCGGAAGATGAGTCCCCCTGCTGCAAGACCAGTCACCGGTGGCAAAATCGTGGACTCCAAATATTCGGCTTCTAGCCTTGGTAAGGGTACCTAGTTCGGAAGGAGCCATTGCAGCATATGACAAAAGACATGGGGTTATAACCACGGTTGAAGCGTTTAGTAAGATGAAGATCAAGAAATGAGCTCGGAATCTCCGAGCGAATTGTACTGTCTGTACGGTATTTACTGGTCACGAACGAAGGTTACCGATACCCGCATCCATTCCCTGATTGGGAGGCAGAGTGGGCTGGGATTAACACCGATGCGAAACTCGATGGATCAGGCTGCGATCGGTCGTTGGACTAAGCATACACTGCGCCGATGCAGACTGCAGCTGAGATAAAGTTCCACCTTTCATCGAAACACCGCGACTCTGCCACGATCTATCGAATCTTCCATTGTTCCTGGAACAATTGGGCAGCCCACACATTGGGTACGAATAGTATTGGATAGTAAGGGAGGCCGAAGCATGCCCCTTACTGACCACGCCCACCGTCACCACTCACCAGTGGCTCTCGTATACTGAGGAAAGGAGTCTGACCGCATGGAGCCATGTACAACCTGCTGGCAGACTATGGGACGCCACTTACACCGCATTCTCTTCCAagtcatcaacaacagcagcaagaatAATCATCATCAATAAGCTTTCCATTGCAAAGGAACGGGCCAGCCGCAGACAATGCAATGCGAATCTGGGCCCATGTTTCCGCCAGGCTGGTTCTTTGGGTCGAAACCAGGGCGCCCCCTAACCAGGGTTGGAAAAGGGCCTCATCGGAATCTTGCGATCGAGGATTTAATCTCCGATTACTGAAAATCCTGCGGCCTCCCCAAGATGTTTAGCCCAGCGCTTAGGGATCACCAATGATGGCTGCTCGTCTGCTGCCTCCCAAAGCCAGCCCAGCGGTCGAGAATCGCAATGCATTGCGAGCCAAAGTCGACTAGGTACGCCTGCAAGgcatctggatctgctcgATGGGCCTATCACCGTTTCGCGGATCCACAGCTCGACAGAGGGACACGCGATGGGcttgttttttctttttctgccGCTGACAGTCTGCGTCGAGCCTGAGGCTGGAGGCTGGAGGCTCTGGGATCCCTGGTTCTGGGGCCCTCGATGACGGACTCACTGTGCGTTTAAGTCTGGGGGTAGCAGCATTTACGCTTTTAGCTGTACTCCGGGCAGTGTCCAGAGTAAAAGAGCTGATGGAGAGGACATGACCAGATTATTGAATCCATGGAAAAAGtaaaactaaaaaataaaataaaaaatagtaaaaaataaaaaataaaaaaaataaaaaggaaCAAGGAACAAGGGAGCGAATCGCCAACCAGGCCGGCTGAGTATTTATACCGACTCCCACCACTTCATTGGGTACCGAAACCTGAACCTGATCGATCTCGTTTGGCCTTGTCGCGACCTGAAATTTGCATGCCGTCAACCTGAGAGCACCTACCTGCTGCTGTCCTGTTCTGCCTCACAAtaccctcatcctcactccTTCATATCCGAGAGTGTACGTCCCATGCGCCCCGTTTCATATCCTCAGATGGGCCCCCCGTATCAAAAAGCCCATCGCCgttgttgtttttcttcCCTCTCGCAAaccccttcttcttcttcctctcctcatcATATCCCCTTGCCCTGTCATGCGCGGTGATTGTTATCGTCCGCGTGATAGATGGGCCTCACCAGCACATGTCCTTGAACGAGTCTCATCCGGGTAGAGGACTAGGTTCCGCACTCCGAAATCTATtccgctcctcctcgccagctcCTTGGCCTCCCCGCCGTCGAGTCTCGGTGTTGCTGCGACGCAGTCGGACGGTGTTTTCCAGCAGGTACTTCTCCCCGAGCCTGCTCTTCCCTGCCCTCGATTTCCCAGTCGGTCCCCAATTGCGTTGACTTGTGTTTCAGAAGTCAACTGCTGCGCCGCACCTTTGCCCGATTCCCCCCTCTGCCCACTACCCACTACCCACGCACGCCCTGCCTCATCGTCCTACCGATTTTCATCCGAAACGCCGcagggagggagggaaatAACTGAGGAACCTAGAGTGGATGTCGATGAACACTACTGAAACAATGCGTCTGAAACAGAACCAaaaaccccagccccaaacaCCAACCTGTCCGCCCCCCAAGCGCCGCCTCCGATCCCGATCCCGATCCT
This genomic interval from Aspergillus puulaauensis MK2 DNA, chromosome 7, nearly complete sequence contains the following:
- a CDS encoding glutamate dehydrogenase (COG:E;~EggNog:ENOG410PGWM;~InterPro:IPR006095,IPR006097,IPR006096,IPR036291, IPR033922,IPR014362,IPR033524;~PFAM:PF00208,PF02812;~go_function: GO:0016491 - oxidoreductase activity [Evidence IEA];~go_function: GO:0016639 - oxidoreductase activity, acting on the CH-NH2 group of donors, NAD or NADP as acceptor [Evidence IEA];~go_process: GO:0006520 - cellular amino acid metabolic process [Evidence IEA];~go_process: GO:0055114 - oxidation-reduction process [Evidence IEA]), with the translated sequence MSNLPVEPEFEQAYKELASTLENSTLFQSHPEYRKALQVVSIPERVVQFRVVWENDKGELEVNRGFRVQFNSALGPYKGGLRFHPSVNLSILKFLGFEQIFKNALTGLNMGGAKGGSDFDPKGKTDQEIRRFCVSFMTELCKHIGADTDVPAGDIGVTGREIGFLFGQYRKIRNQWEGVLTGKGGSWGGSLIRPEATGYGVVYYVEHMIKHVTGGKESFAGKRVALSGSGNVAQYAAYKIIDLGGAIVSLSDSQGSLIVKDESASFTPEEITLIADLKVARKQLSELAESSAFSSKFTYIPGARPWTHIPGKFEAALPSATQNEVSGEEAKSLINSGVRYIAEGSNMGCTQDAIDIFEAHRLANPGDAIWYAPGKAANAGGVAVSGLEMAQNSVRLSWTAEEVDARLKDIMDSCFQNGLQTAQKFATPPEGVLPSLVTGSNIAGFTKVVEAMKDQGDWW